One window of the Chitinophaga niabensis genome contains the following:
- a CDS encoding voltage-gated chloride channel family protein → MKKSFEHFLIARHLLYWTVLAIPVSIVAGSLVALFLWLLDLVTRFRWEHEWLLYLLPLAGIAIHFLYKLWGKNAEAGNNLIMEEIHEPGGGVPARMAPLVLITTLITHLFGGSAGREGTAVQIGGSMAQLLGKWFRLSKEDIRIILMMGIAAGFGAVFGTPLTGAIFALEVIATGRIKYNALVPCLIASLFADIVCSAWGIHHTIYHINSTAFSRFDYVLIAKVVLAGVAFGLAGYLFAEASHGVKTLANRSIKSHKWMIPVVGGVMIIALTFIAGTNDYLGLGVTAKSPDGISIVNAFQKNGVTSWSWLWKLVFTAVTLGMGFKGGEVTPLFFIGAALGNTLAILTGAPVDLFAGLGFIAVFAAATNTPIACTIMGAELFGTDHILYFAIACFTAYYFSGRSGIYSAQRVAVTKLGK, encoded by the coding sequence ATGAAAAAATCCTTTGAACATTTCTTAATCGCACGTCATCTCCTGTACTGGACGGTATTGGCAATTCCTGTATCCATAGTAGCCGGCTCACTCGTAGCCTTATTCCTCTGGTTGCTGGACCTGGTTACCCGGTTCCGCTGGGAACATGAATGGTTACTTTATCTATTGCCCCTTGCAGGGATCGCGATCCATTTCCTTTACAAGTTATGGGGCAAAAATGCAGAAGCAGGGAATAACCTCATTATGGAGGAGATCCATGAACCGGGTGGTGGTGTACCGGCCCGCATGGCACCATTGGTACTTATCACCACATTGATCACGCATTTATTCGGAGGTTCTGCCGGAAGGGAAGGAACCGCAGTGCAGATCGGCGGCAGCATGGCGCAGTTATTAGGCAAATGGTTCCGCCTCTCTAAAGAAGATATCCGCATTATACTGATGATGGGTATTGCCGCAGGCTTCGGTGCTGTATTTGGCACCCCGCTCACCGGTGCCATCTTTGCCCTGGAAGTGATCGCAACCGGAAGGATCAAATACAACGCCCTGGTGCCCTGCCTCATCGCCAGTTTGTTTGCAGACATTGTTTGCAGTGCCTGGGGCATTCATCATACCATCTACCATATCAATAGCACAGCGTTTAGCCGCTTTGATTATGTATTAATAGCAAAAGTGGTGCTGGCGGGTGTAGCCTTTGGACTGGCCGGTTACTTATTTGCAGAAGCTTCTCATGGGGTGAAAACATTGGCCAACCGCAGCATTAAAAGCCATAAATGGATGATCCCCGTAGTGGGAGGAGTAATGATCATAGCCCTCACGTTTATTGCAGGGACCAACGATTATCTCGGTCTGGGCGTTACCGCTAAGTCGCCGGATGGCATTTCTATCGTGAATGCTTTTCAAAAAAACGGCGTTACCTCCTGGAGCTGGCTCTGGAAGCTGGTATTTACGGCGGTTACTTTGGGGATGGGATTTAAAGGGGGAGAAGTAACACCCCTGTTCTTCATAGGTGCAGCACTGGGCAACACCCTGGCCATTTTAACCGGTGCACCGGTAGATCTCTTTGCCGGCTTAGGTTTTATTGCCGTATTCGCCGCTGCTACCAATACCCCCATCGCCTGTACGATCATGGGAGCAGAACTATTCGGCACGGATCATATCCTGTATTTCGCCATCGCCTGCTTCACTGCCTATTATTTCAGCGGGCGTTCAGGGATCTATTCCGCACAGCGGGTAGCCGTTACCAAACTGGGAAAATAA
- a CDS encoding MBL fold metallo-hydrolase, producing the protein MSLFITSLNSGSNGNCYYVGNDNEAVLIDAGISCRETERRMQRLGLSMQKVKAVFISHEHIDHIRGVTVLSNKYQLPVYITSDTLKHGGLQLKDHLVSPFSIQDPVNIGKLSVKAFAKEHDAAEPHSFTITQEAVTVGVFTDIGVPCNNLVHHFRQCHAAFLEANYDEVMLEKGRYPVFLKNRIRGGKGHLSNTQALTLFTNCRPEFMSHLLLSHLSRDNNDPQLVQSLFDQHANGTQIIVASRYQETAVYHVTGAPVERAEPVTLQVTSAPVERSEPVTLQVTNAPVERVEPVTLQVTSAPVEKSVPIANRIKALPESKANRSRRSASRNDGISQLELFH; encoded by the coding sequence ATGTCTTTATTCATCACATCACTTAATTCAGGGAGTAACGGAAACTGCTACTATGTCGGAAACGACAACGAGGCCGTGCTGATCGATGCAGGAATATCCTGCCGCGAAACGGAGCGGCGCATGCAGCGGCTGGGGCTGTCCATGCAAAAGGTGAAGGCGGTGTTTATTTCACATGAACATATAGACCATATTCGCGGGGTGACCGTGCTTTCCAATAAATACCAGCTGCCGGTTTACATTACGTCAGATACATTAAAACATGGCGGCCTGCAATTAAAGGACCACCTGGTTTCACCTTTTAGTATACAGGACCCCGTTAATATTGGGAAACTCAGTGTGAAGGCGTTCGCCAAAGAACACGATGCCGCAGAACCACATAGCTTTACCATCACACAGGAAGCTGTCACCGTAGGCGTATTCACGGATATCGGCGTGCCCTGTAATAACCTCGTTCATCATTTCCGGCAATGCCATGCCGCATTCCTGGAAGCAAATTATGATGAGGTGATGTTGGAAAAAGGCAGGTATCCTGTTTTTCTGAAGAACCGGATCCGCGGAGGCAAAGGCCACTTGTCCAACACACAGGCACTCACACTTTTTACCAATTGCCGCCCGGAATTTATGAGCCATCTGTTATTATCCCATCTTTCCAGGGATAATAATGATCCGCAGCTGGTGCAGTCTTTGTTCGATCAGCATGCAAATGGTACGCAGATCATTGTGGCTTCCCGCTACCAGGAAACAGCGGTATACCATGTTACGGGCGCTCCGGTGGAAAGGGCGGAACCTGTTACCCTCCAGGTTACCAGTGCTCCGGTGGAAAGGTCGGAACCTGTTACCCTCCAGGTTACCAATGCTCCGGTGGAAAGGGTGGAACCTGTTACCCTCCAGGTTACCAGTGCCCCGGTGGAAAAGTCGGTACCCATTGCCAACAGGATAAAAGCCCTCCCGGAATCCAAGGCCAACCGCAGCCGCAGATCAGCATCCCGGAACGATGGTATTTCACAATTAGAATTATTTCATTAA
- a CDS encoding LemA family protein produces the protein MGTSTIVILAVVVIIGLWAVSLYNKLVSKRTLVKEAWSGIDVSLKKRYDLLPNLVETVKGYAAHEKSTLEEVTRYRTASMNAGSTAEKAQAESGLTRALGSLFAIAENYPDLKASENFRELQAELSAIENNLESARRYYNGTVRENNILVESFPSNIVAGMFKFEKSEFFEIEDNSHRERPLVSFQ, from the coding sequence ATGGGTACTTCTACAATTGTCATACTGGCCGTTGTTGTTATCATCGGGCTATGGGCAGTATCTCTCTACAACAAGCTGGTTAGTAAAAGAACGCTTGTAAAGGAAGCCTGGAGCGGCATTGACGTTAGCCTCAAAAAGAGGTACGACCTGCTGCCGAACCTGGTGGAAACAGTAAAAGGATATGCTGCACATGAAAAGAGCACCCTGGAGGAAGTGACACGTTACCGTACTGCTTCCATGAATGCAGGCTCCACCGCTGAAAAAGCACAGGCTGAAAGCGGGCTCACCCGTGCGCTGGGTTCCTTATTTGCCATAGCGGAGAATTATCCTGATCTGAAAGCCAGTGAAAACTTCCGGGAATTACAGGCAGAACTGTCTGCCATAGAGAATAACCTGGAATCTGCCCGCCGCTACTATAATGGCACGGTGAGGGAGAATAACATCCTCGTAGAAAGTTTCCCTTCCAATATTGTTGCCGGCATGTTCAAGTTTGAGAAAAGCGAATTCTTTGAAATAGAAGATAACTCCCATCGGGAAAGACCCCTTGTTTCTTTCCAATAA
- a CDS encoding DUF2207 domain-containing protein has protein sequence MKKFFLFLAMLAATACAQAQEEYHAEEILSFHAAITIDTTGLITITEHIKVFAAGDQIRKGIFRTIPVYRKDIYGHKKRVDITVHEVTKNGQQEPYVTLNEGENTKIRIGDKDVDLDPGVYEYAIHYETRGHIGFFEDFDELYWNVTGNDWSLPIIKASASVTLPSGAGIKRTACYTGPFGSKETNCSVAYDSLGKPTFTCNQVLNPGDGFTIAVAFPMGLIKRPPPPGIGERVLGFLNDYKEIPFLAILFGFFFYTWRRYGVDPRKPVVVPTFEPPDNLSPAAIAYLYTRQTGNKSFTAALVDMAVKKVIHIKDEDKEDYVIEKGKTAHTILPVEEQKIYSELLRNKENIRVNNKNHAKFSAARSAFTSSITGQFNIKSYYRSNIRLIVYGGLMLLAVLALYLFLSNGEDAFPILFIVPFLAVGSVLLFTGVKMIKEGCAGYAFLIGGGLFLFAPLIFLVQFLAGFSPLSLVFLGAVVTGYVAYIYLIKAPTPLGAEKSAAIEGFKMYMETAEEDRLDMLTPPEKTPELFERLLPYAIALGLENAWGEKFKDVLTQANYTPEWYAGNEIHNYNRFSTAFVSSVSHAQIDPTPPSSSSGSSSGSSGSSSWSSGSSSSGSSGGGGGGGGGGGW, from the coding sequence ATGAAGAAATTCTTTTTATTCCTGGCAATGCTTGCTGCCACTGCTTGTGCGCAGGCCCAGGAGGAATACCATGCAGAAGAGATCCTCTCCTTTCATGCAGCCATCACTATCGATACTACCGGCCTCATTACGATCACGGAGCATATCAAAGTATTTGCTGCAGGGGATCAGATCAGGAAAGGCATTTTCAGAACCATCCCCGTTTACCGGAAAGATATTTATGGCCATAAAAAACGGGTAGACATTACCGTTCATGAGGTCACTAAAAACGGCCAGCAGGAACCTTATGTAACGTTAAATGAAGGCGAAAACACAAAGATCAGGATCGGTGATAAAGATGTTGACCTGGATCCCGGCGTATACGAATATGCCATTCACTATGAAACCAGGGGCCACATCGGGTTCTTTGAGGACTTTGATGAACTTTACTGGAATGTAACCGGGAACGACTGGAGCCTGCCTATTATCAAAGCTTCTGCATCTGTAACCTTACCTTCCGGCGCCGGCATCAAACGCACCGCCTGTTATACCGGCCCGTTTGGTTCAAAGGAAACAAACTGTTCTGTAGCATATGACTCGTTGGGTAAACCAACCTTCACCTGCAACCAGGTGTTGAACCCCGGAGATGGTTTCACCATTGCGGTAGCTTTTCCCATGGGATTGATAAAAAGACCACCGCCGCCCGGCATTGGTGAGCGTGTATTAGGTTTTCTCAATGACTACAAAGAAATACCCTTCCTGGCCATCCTGTTCGGCTTCTTCTTTTATACCTGGCGCAGATATGGTGTAGACCCGCGCAAACCTGTGGTAGTACCAACATTCGAGCCACCGGATAACCTCTCTCCTGCTGCGATCGCTTACCTCTATACCCGGCAGACCGGCAACAAGTCATTTACGGCAGCACTGGTAGACATGGCGGTGAAAAAAGTGATCCACATCAAAGATGAAGACAAAGAGGATTACGTGATTGAAAAAGGCAAAACGGCACACACCATCCTGCCGGTAGAAGAGCAGAAGATCTATTCAGAATTATTGCGCAACAAAGAGAATATCAGGGTGAATAATAAGAACCATGCAAAGTTTTCTGCAGCGCGTTCGGCGTTCACCAGCTCCATTACCGGGCAATTCAATATCAAATCCTATTACCGCTCCAATATCAGGCTTATTGTATATGGTGGTTTAATGTTACTGGCAGTTCTGGCACTCTACCTGTTCCTCAGCAATGGAGAAGATGCATTCCCCATTCTTTTCATTGTACCTTTTCTGGCCGTAGGAAGCGTGCTGCTCTTTACCGGTGTAAAAATGATAAAGGAAGGTTGCGCCGGCTATGCATTTCTGATAGGGGGCGGATTATTCCTGTTTGCACCATTGATCTTCCTGGTACAGTTCCTGGCGGGATTTTCCCCGTTATCGCTGGTGTTCCTTGGTGCGGTTGTAACAGGATATGTAGCATACATCTATCTGATCAAAGCCCCTACTCCTTTGGGTGCGGAAAAATCAGCAGCGATCGAAGGATTTAAAATGTATATGGAAACAGCGGAGGAAGACAGGCTGGACATGCTTACGCCACCAGAAAAAACACCGGAACTGTTTGAAAGGCTATTGCCTTATGCCATTGCCTTAGGACTGGAAAACGCATGGGGAGAAAAATTCAAGGACGTACTAACGCAGGCCAACTATACACCGGAATGGTATGCAGGTAACGAGATCCATAATTACAACCGTTTCTCCACTGCTTTTGTTTCTTCCGTATCACATGCGCAGATTGATCCTACACCTCCTTCCAGCAGCTCAGGCAGCAGCAGTGGCAGTAGCGGCAGCTCCAGTTGGAGTTCAGGAAGCAGCAGCAGCGGATCTTCCGGTGGTGGTGGCGGCGGCGGCGGTGGTGGCGGCTGGTAA